One stretch of Caloenas nicobarica isolate bCalNic1 chromosome 4, bCalNic1.hap1, whole genome shotgun sequence DNA includes these proteins:
- the PPP2CB gene encoding serine/threonine-protein phosphatase 2A catalytic subunit beta isoform produces MEEKGFAKELDQWIEQLNECRQLSESQVRSLCEKAKEILTKESNVQEVRCPVTVCGDVHGQFHDLMELFRIGGKSPDTNYLFMGDYVDRGYYSVETVTLLVALKVRYPERITILRGNHESRQITQVYGFYDECLRKYGNANVWKYFTDLFDYLPLTALVDGQIFCLHGGLSPSIDTLDHIRALDRLQEVPHEGPMCDLLWSDPDDRGGWGISPRGAGYTFGQDISETFNHANGLTLVSRAHQLVMEGYNWCHDRNVVTIFSAPNYCYRCGNQAAIMELDDTLKYSFLQFDPAPRRGEPHVTRRTPDYFL; encoded by the exons ATGGAGGAGAAGGGCTTTGCCAAGGAGCTGGATCAGTGGATCGAGCAGCTGAACGAGTGCCGGCAGCTCAGCGAGAGCCAGGTCCGCAGCCTATGCGAGAAG GCTAAAGAAATTCTTACGAAAGAATCGAACGTGCAAGAGGTACGTTGCCCCGTTACTGTCTGCGGGGATGTCCACGGTCAATTCCACGATCTTATGGAACTCTTTAGAATTGGTGGCAAATCCCCAGACACAAATTACCTGTTCATGGGAGACTACGTGGACAGAGGCTATTACTCGGTGGAGACGGTGACTCTTCTAGTAGCATTAAAG GTGCGTTACCCAGAACGCATTACAATACTGAGGGGCAATCATGAAAGCAGACAAATTACACAAGTGTACGGCTTTTATGACGAATGTCTGCGGAAGTACGGCAACGCCAACGTCTGGAAGTATTTCACAGATCTGTTTGATTATCTGCCGCTTACAGCTCTAGTAGATGGCCAG ATATTCTGTCTCCACGGTGGCCTCTCTCCATCCATAGACACACTGGATCATATCAGGGCTCTGGATCGCCTGCAGGAGGTTCCACACGAG GGTCCCATGTGCGATCTGTTGTGGTCGGATCCGGATGATCGCGGTGGCTGGGGTATATCGCCACGTGGTGCTGGCTACACCTTTGGGCAAGACATTTCCGAAACGTTCAACCATGCCAACGGTCTCACGCTGGTCTCCCGTGCTCACCAGCTCGTCATGGAG GGTTATAACTGGTGCCACGACCGAAACGTGGTGACCATTTTCAGTGCACCCAATTACTGTTACCGCTGCGGAAACCAGGCTGCTATCATGGAACTAGACGacactttaaaatattcctt cctTCAGTTTGACCCTGCGCCTCGTCGTGGAGAGCCTCACGTTACCCGCCGCACCCCAGACTACTTCCTATAA